The Oncorhynchus kisutch isolate 150728-3 linkage group LG20, Okis_V2, whole genome shotgun sequence genome has a segment encoding these proteins:
- the LOC109865500 gene encoding myosin phosphatase Rho-interacting protein isoform X6, whose amino-acid sequence MSSKDNPCRKFQANIFNKSKCQNCFKPRESHLLSDEDLNQAKPIYGGWLLLAPEGTNFGNPLHRSRKWQRRFFILYEHGLLRYALDEMPSTLPQGTINMNQCSDVIDGESRTGQKNSLCVLTPDREHFIRAECREIINGWQEALTVYPRTNKQNQKKKRKVEPPTPQEPGPAKVTVTSTGGSIPCLPSSIASAERVPASRSTLWQEERWSRASTIPCSRSASCLSQLTQSHPGSSVTREDGSSLSGGRKVRVESGYFSLEKTKSPEPPQPPQHQPLTTSTSLGVLHHRYSPCDSPSYPNTSLNYPSSDPLPSPGALLSPSYSTVSSSQSSLDSEPSSNTLSWDSRGGAGGNVGGGGGGRVGRPGKDYVVLSNVPRARRLSHREAFRSDKKRVELRARTRSPGREEVARLFGLERRRSQVIGKFESGDGEGVEHMDTTSPSEPPSNTVSVQRQGRSERRSLACKQEMSLDAEKERRVPDVSCSFNFRRAKSLDRRVTESSMTPDLLNFKKGWMTKLYEDGMWKKHWFVLTDQSLRYYRDSIAEEAADMDGEIDLSTCYDVTEFPVQRNYGFQILSKEGACTLSAMTSGIRRNWIQAIMKNARPTIAPPDVTRKNVSLKLSVLKPSSLLEEKARGRVVLHPSPQPGPDPSPESPRVEVRVVKTQRSVDHAPATVAAPASEPRKSRVRERRREGRSKTYDWSEFQPGQTEDPKRDKAPDTVDPSSASSSSTSSSSSSTSSLASSPVSTTSSPPTSSSISAPPPSRGSAVATREESEQERGRRRDERPQRFKQNTHAPSTVTTTMTATVNAVGAEPRNPGESQDQGRMEVDHSELGAEGSGESDGRAPDVQVEIEQRWHQVETTPLREEKQVPISTTDACLAERLPPQELAAMLDKELGQTQKELARLQEQNNMLQEQLEDARGREHSAREGYVLQSGTSPPSSSPHRAPWQRLHKLNQDLQNDLEAQRRKQDLAQHQVQTLRRSYTDAQDAIGRHEADIQALQAKLSSAMAEILASEQAVVRMRNELKLEQERSREQEEEWVRSDATLRVQLRDSEDRLREVEASLLERSQALRHLERQQALQRDHLREVHRLQERLAEVTGRLSATEQGQALKEERLRTEQRSLQESHERERQSLARRLAEAESGRAELEERLLEAEQQVEALLRGMRASDGDEVREEVMRLQEDLAQTTDVAETLRESVRRLEEEKGRLTCRCQELLNQISEADREVTKLRSRLETEEADYYTLEHSYERASEEFQKISRVLQEKEEEIRQTKEMYERLVERKEEDLNEALIKMAALGSSLEETEQRLQAREALLCQMDKGLRGQSEACSAETDLQAKLVVAEDRIAELEQHLNALQLGYADLRMERQRAQEGALHARETTKERGQSSSNSLPTNTDSSLTFDLGSKVKSSSDSDESQAKRQRIRFSSIQCQKYIQSEDLETSNADNTSSDISEEISQEISQDFQLSMETNSSDITFQFCSDPEKFISIITALEIKLLATEEKLRDLTQKLEEQRVDQPEGLMEGQGSWAGTDSELQELNARLEQEEAPSSALPGPVSQITAAKHQYAKALVCVESSREKVRGILSSHCPGSTGLQLHTLSEIENELVSATLYIREGGMTWNEPPSEVTQSPAQEIHKSKASNEETIRLFAKTLSFEAMVLNKMAFLIQNPDSDLLQRLIEICRETETIKRSDGDCVAIVYADVLTRKLMLESAFWAEVEKMESRCELMQEESSDVKSTVASMSLEANVTVIYNTCVKAELSHSLQSLKSFYEEKFKMLKRELAQAHGSLQQRESALKEIIQAPKRLDLTEVLQDVSSEFGFSEEQSLADVSELTPYMEQIEMEEAQDLAEEVVDRHLVGSVPSCSVDSVESLQVGRDNLAAELERQAAILHRFSQAIESGSHPGLANIIQANSSYQSTLNLTGGSLCMREALIQAQVAYVACRLRADHERDLVRYRQAGHSMDVLVQEHACTVGAIRERYEASLQEERQGFTCTMASLQDENQALRGEMGQRVEQLSQQQERLALLEERFHRETEELRQRHQLELSQAEQGRASTELALMETTADSQRKLEVLLVDMDTIEERHEGHLRRLEEQFQGQIRELQQVHQEEIQRLHAHYTETIRSIQDQEDSGSKGDSSPESGHSQSPLPEEVTPSTEQAWPMEEEEQGKGEEGQARVATDPMVVLKDRIQELETQMDTMRDELETKHLEGDVASLREKYQRDFESLKATCERGFTAMEETHHKVVEDLQRQHQREVSKLLEEKERLLAEETAATIAAIEAMKNAHREEMEKNQRSQISGLSTDIDELHEQYQEELQSIQRELEVLSEQYSQKCLENAHLAQALEAERQALRQCQRENQELNAHNQG is encoded by the exons ATGGCAGGAGGCCCTGACGGTCTATCCCCGGACCAACAAGCAGAACCAGAAGAAGAAGCGCAAAGTGGAGCCACCCACTCCTCAG gagccCGGACCAGCCAAGGTGACAGTGACCAGTACCGGGGGCAGTATCCCCTGCCTACCCAGCAGTATAGCCAGTGCAGAGCGGGTGCCAGCCAGCCGCTCCACACTGTggcaggaggagagatggagcagggCATCCACCATCCCCTGCAGCCGCAGCGCCTCCTGTCTCAGCCAGCTGACCCAGAGCCACCCGGGGTCAAGCGTCAccagagagg ACGGGAGCTCCCTGAGCGGCGGACGCAAGGTGCGAGTGGAGAGTGGATACTTCTCCCTGGAGAAGACAAAGTCGCCGGAGCCCCCCCAGCCTCCCCAGCACCAGCCCCTGACCACCTCTACCTCCCTCGGCGTCCTCCACCACAGGTACAGCCCCTGTGACTCCCCCTCGTACCCCAACACCTCCCTGAACTACCCCTCCTcagaccccctcccctccccaggcGCCCTCCTCTCCCCTAGCTACTCCACCGTCAGCTCCTCCCAGAGCTCCCTTGACTCGGAGCCCAGCAGCAATACCCTGAGCTGGGACAGCCGAGGCGGGGCAGGTGGGAATGTTGGCGGTGGTGGTGGGGGAAGAGTGGGACGACCAGGCAAGGACTACGTGGTGCTGTCGAACGTGCCGCGGGCTCGCCGGCTGAGCCACCGCGAGGCCTTCCGCTCGGACAAGAAGAGGGTGGAGCTGAGGGCGCGCACACGCAGCCCCGGACGGGAGGAGGTGGCCAGGCTGTTTGGGCTGGAGCGCAG GCGTTCTCAGGTGATAGGGAAGTTTGAGTCGGGGGATGGGGAGGGTGTGGAACACATGGACACCACCTCTCCTTCGGAGCCCCCCTCCAATACCGTGTCTGTCCAGAGGCAGGGGCGTAGCGAGAGACGCTCCCTCGCTTGCAAACAG GAGATGTCATTGGATGCTGAGAAGGAGCGTCGCGTTCCTGATGTGTCCTGCTCATTCAACTTCCGGAGGGCAAAGTCCCTGGACCGCCGAGTGACCGAGTCCTCTATGACT CCAGATCTGTTGAATTTCAAGAAAGGATGGATGACCAAGCTATACGAGGATGGAATG TGGAAGAAACACTGGTTTGTTCTCACAGACCAGAGTCTACGATACTACAGGGACTCAATAGCTGAGGAG GCTGCTGATATGGACGGCGAGATTGACCTGTCCACCTGTTATGATGTCACAGAGTTCCCAGTACAGAGGAACTATGGCTTCCAAATCCTT AGTAAGGAGGGTGCGTGCACCCTGTCGGCCATGACCTCGGGAATCCGCCGCAACTGGATTCAGGCCATCATGAAGAACGCGCGGCCCACCATCGCTCCTCCCGATGTCACCCG GAAAAACGTCTCTCTGAAACTGTCGGTTCTGAAGCCCAG CTCCCTCCTTGAGGAGAAGGCCAGAGGGCGGGTGGTGCTGCATCCGTCTCCCCAGCCAGGCCCTGACCCCAGCCCCGAGAGCCCCCGGGTGGAGGTCCGGGTGGTCAAAacacagaggtctgtagaccACGCTCCTGCCACAGTCGCCGCCCCCGCCTCGGAGCCACGCAAGAGCCGGGTCCGAGAGCGTAGGCGAGAAGGCCGCTCCAAAACTTACGACTGGTCTGAATTCCAGCCCGGACAGACGGAGGACCCCAAGAGGGACAAAGCACCAGATACTGTTGACCCCAGCTCTGCttcttcctcttccacctcctcttcgTCCTCCTCCACTTCTTCCCTGGCGTCCTCCCCTGTCTCCACCACCTCTTCCCCGCCAACTTCCTCCTCTATTTCGGCCCCTCCACCCAGCCGGGGCTCTGCCGTGGCAACCAGGGAGGAGTCAGAGCAGGAGCGGGGGCGGCGGCGGGATGAAAGACCGCAGCGCTTTAAGCAGAACACCCACGCACCCAGCACGGTCACCACCACAATGACGGCCACTGTAAATGCAGTGGGGGCCGAACCGAGGAACCCCGGGGAGTCCCAGgaccaggggaggatggaggtCGACCACTCTGAGCTTGGTGCGGAGGGGAGCGGGGAGAGCGACGGCAGAGCCCCCGACGTGCAGGTGGAGATCGAGCAGCGGTGGCATCAGGTGGAGACCACGCCGCTCCGAGAGGAGAAGCAGGTGCCCATCAGCACCACTGACGCCTGCCTCGCTGAGAGACTGCCCCCACAGGAGCTAGCTGCCATGCTGGACAAAGAG CTGGGGCAGACCCAGAAGGAGCTGGCCAGGCTGCAGGAGCAGAACAACATGCTGCAGGAGCAGCTCGAAGATGCCAGGGGCAGAGAGCACAGTGCCAGGGAGGGCTACGTGCTACAG AGCGGCACCTcgcccccctcctcctcaccacacAGAGCGCCATGGCAACGTCTGCATAAGCTCAACCAAGACCTGCAGAATGATCTGGAGGCCCAGCGACGCAAACAGGACCTGGCCCAGCACCAGGTGCAGACTCTGAGGAGGAGCTACACCGATGCCCAGGACGCTATTGGACGCCACGAGGCTGACATCCAGGCCCTGCAGGCCAAGCTCAGCTCTGCCATGGCTGAGATCCTGGCCAGCGAGCAGGCCGTGGTCCGCATGAGAAACGAACTCAAGCTGGAGCAGGAGCGCTCccgggagcaggaggaggagtgggTGCGCAGCGACGCCACTTTGCGGGTCCAGCTAAGGGACAGCGAGGACAGGCTCCGGGAGGTGGAGGCCAGCCTTCTGGAAAGGAGCCAGGCCCTGAGGCATCTGGAGCGCCAGCAGGCCCTGCAGAGGGACCACCTGAGGGAGGTGCACAGGCTTCAGGAGAGGCTGGCGGAGGTGACAGGCCGGCTGAGCGCCACCGAGCAGGGCCAGGCCCTGAAGGAGGAGCGCCTGAGGACGGAGCAGCGCTCCCTGCAGGAGAGCCACGAGCGGGAGAGGCAGAGCCTAGCCCGGAGGCTGGCTGAGGCCGAGTCTGGGCGGGCAGAGCTGGAGGAGAGGCTGCTGGAGGCGGAGCAGCAGGTGGAGGCTCTTCTGAGGGGGATGCGCGCCTCGGATGGAGACGAGGTCAGGGAGGAAGTGATGCGGCTGCAGGAGGATTTGGCCCAGACAACGGATGTGGCGGAGACGCTGAGGGAGAGCGTCCGCaggctggaggaggagaagggccgGCTGACCTGCCGCTGCCAGGAGCTCCTCAACCAGATCTCTGAGGCAGACCGGGAGGTGACCAAACTCCGTAGCCGGCTGGAAACCGAGGAGGCCGACTACTATACACTGGAGCACTCCTATGAGAGGGCGTCGGAGGAGTTCCAGAAGATCAGCCGTGTGCtccaggagaaggaggaggagatacGGCAGACCAAGGAGATGTACGAGAGACTAGTGGAGCGCAAGGAGGAGGACCTGAACGAGGCCCTCATCAAGATGGCCGCCCTGGGTAGCAGCCTGGAGGAGACTGAGCAGAGGCTTCAGGCCAGGGAAGCGCTGCTCTGCCAGATGGACAAGGGCCTGAGGGGCCAGAGCGAAGCCTGCAGTGCGGAGACGGACCTGCAGGCCAAGCTGGTGGTGGCAGAGGACCGCATTGCAGAGCTCGAGCAGCACCTCAATGCCCTGCAGCTGGGCTATGCCGACCTTCGGATGGAACGCCAACGAGCCCAAGAGGGGGCTCTCCATGCTCGGGAAACAACCAAGGAAAGGGGCCAGTCGTCCTCCAACTCCTTGCCAACGAACACCGACTCCTCGCTGACCTTTGACTTGGGTTCCAAGGTGAAGAGCTCCTCAGACAGTGATGAGTCTCAAGCGAAAAGGCAGAGGATACGGTTCTCCAGCATTCAGTGCCAAAAATACATCCAATCAGAGGACCTGGAGACCAGTAATGCAGACAACACTTCCTCAGACATAAGCGAAGAGATTAGCCAAGAGATCAGCCAAGACTTCCAACTGTCCATGGAGACCAACTCTTCTGATATTACATTCCAGTTCTGCAGCGACCCAGAGAAGTTTATTTCCATCATAACTGCCCTGGAGATCAAGCTTCTGGCCACAGAGGAGAAGCTTAGAGACCTCACCCAGAAGCTTGAGGAGCAGCGGGTGGACCAGCCAGAgggtctgatggagggacaaggcTCCTGGGCAGGGACTGATTCAGAGCTCCAGGAGCTCAATGCTAGActcgaacaggaagaggcacccagCAGTGCCCTCCCTGGGCCAGTTAGTCAGATTACAGCTGCTAAGCACCAATACGCCAAGGCCCTAGTCTGTGTAGAGTCCAGTAGGGAGAAAGTCAGGGGTATTCTAAGTAGTCATTGCCCGGGCAGTACAGGGCTGCAGCTCCACACTTTGTCTGAGATCGAGAATGAGTTAGTTAGTGCAACATTGTACATTAGAGAGGGCGGGATGACATGGAATGAGCCCCCATCAGAGGTCACACAAAGTCCAGCCCAAGAGATTCACAAGAGCAAAGCATCGAATGAGGAAACGATACGACTCTTTGCCAAAACACTGTCTTTTGAGGCAATGGTTTTGAATAAGATGGCTTTTTTGATACAGAATCCAGACTCTGACCTTTTGCAACGTCTTATCGAGATATGTAGAGAGACTGAGACCATCAAAAGAAGTGATGGCGATTGTGTGGCAATTGTTTATGCAGACGTCTTGACCAGGAAGCTAATGTTAGAGAGTGCCTTCTGGGCCGAGGTGGAGAAAATGGAATCCCGTTGTGAATTGATGCAGGAAGAAAGCTCAGATGTTAAGTCAACAGTGGCTAGTATGTCCCTTgaggctaatgttactgttatCTATAACACCTGTGTCAAAGCTGAATTATCGCACTCTCTTCAGAGTCTTAAGAGCTTTTATGAGGAGAAGTTCAAAATGCTCAAAAGGGAATTGGCCCAAGCCCATGGGAGCTTACAACAAAGGGAATCTGCTTTGAAAGAGATTATCCAAGCTCCCAAAAGACTTGATTTGACAGAAGTCCTTCAAGACGTCAGTAGTGAGTTTGGCTTTAGTGAGGAGCAGAGTTTAGCTGACGTAAGTGAACTGACTCCCTATATGGAGCAGATTGAaatggaggaggcacaggatttGGCTGAGGAAGTAGTGGATAGACACTTAGTGGGAAGCGTGCCATCTTGTAGCGTTGACTCTGTTGAATCTCTGCAAGTTGGGCGAGACAACTTGGCCGCTGAGCTAGAGAGACAGGCAGCTATCCTCCACAGATTTTCCCAAGCGATTGAGAGCGGCAGCCATCCTGGCTTAGCCAATATTATCCAAGCAAACTCAAGTTACCAATCCACCCTCAACCTCACGGGTGGCTCCCTTTGCATGCGCGAGGCGCTTATCCAGGCCCAGGTGGCCTACGTAGCCTGTAGGCTAAGAGCCGACCACGAGCGGGACCTGGTCCGATATCGGCAAGCTGGCCATAGCATGGACGTACTTGTCCAGGAGCACGCCTGCACTGTTGGTGCCATTCGGGAGCGCTACGAGGCCTCCCTACAGGAGGAGCGCCAGGGCTTCACGTGTACAATGGCCTCCCTTCAGGATGAGAACCAGGCCCTGAGAGGGGAAATGGGCCAGCGAGTGGAACAGCTCTCCCAGCAGCAGGAGCGGCTGGCTCTCCTGGAGGAGCGCTTCCACAGGGAGACCGAGGAGCTGAGGCAGAGGCACCAACTGGAGCTGAGTCAGGCGGAGCAGGGCCGGGCCTCCACCGAGCTGGCCCTGATGGAGACCACGGCCGACAGCCAGCGGAAGCTGGAAGTCCTGCTGGTGGACATGGACACCATAGAGGAGCGCCACGAAGGCCACCTAAGGAGACTGGAGGAGCAGTTCCAGGGGCAGATCCGAGAGCTGCAGCAGGTCCACCAGGAGGAGATCCAGAGGCTGCACGCCCACTACACAGAGACCATCCGCTCCATCCAAGACCAAGAGGATAGCGGAAGCAAGGGCGATAGTAGCCCTGAGTCGGGCCACTCTCAGTCTCCACTACCCGAGGAGGTCACCCCATCCACTGAGCAGGCTTGGcccatggaggaagaggagcagggtAAGGGGGAGGAGGGTCAAGCTAGGGTGGCGACGGACCCCATGGTAGTCCTGAAGGACAGGATCCAGGAGCTGGAGACCCAGATGGACACCATGAGGGACGAACTGGAGACCAAGCATCTGGAGGGAGATGTGGCCAGCCTGAGAGAGAAATACCAGAGAGACTTTGAAAGTCTAAAG GCTACGTGTGAGCGAGGCTTCACAGCCATGGAGGAGACCCACCACAAGGTCGTCGAGGACCTCCAGAGGCAGCACCAGAGGGAGGTCTCCAAACtactggaggagaaggagaggctaCTGGCTGAAGAGACCGCCGCCACCATCGCTG CTATTGAGGCTATGAAGAACGCACACCGAGAGGAAATGGAGAAGAACCAGCGCTCCCAAATCAGCGGACTGAGCACCGACATCGACGAGCTGCACGAGCAGTATCA GGAGGAGCTGCAGTCGATCCAGAGGGAGCTGGAGGTGTTGTCGGAGCAGTACTCTCAGAAGTGTCTGGAGAATGCCCACCTGGCCCAGGCCCTGGAGGCTGAGAGACAGGCCCTCAGACAGTGTCAGAGGGAGAACCAGGAGCTCAACGCacacaaccag gGTTGA